Sequence from the Streptomyces mobaraensis NBRC 13819 = DSM 40847 genome:
GAAGCCATCACCACAGGGACGATGCTCGAAGATCAGGTATCGGCGGATCGACACCGTCGATCGTACGATCTGCTCAGCGCATGCGCGCTGTCGCCTGGCGACTCGGCGCGATTCATCACGTCCGTCATGGAGGATCTTCAATGAGCCCCACCCCTGATCTGCGCTCGGTGTGGATCAAATCCAGCTACAGCGGCAACGGCGGCGGAAGTTGCGTCGAATGGGCCCCCGCACACGCCCCGTCCGGCACCATCCCCGTCCGGGACAGCAAGCGCCCCACCGGCCCCATACTGCACCTCCCCACCACCGCCTTCGCGGACCTCGTGTCCGCTCTCAAGGACGGCGCACTCGGCTCCTAGCGCCATGACCGCGTGGGTCCCGATCGGTCAGGATCGCGGAGGCCGGCGCTCCGAGCGGCCCGGACGGGTCCACTGGCGGCCCGCCCACTCGCACTCCGGGATCGCGCCTTCCCAGTCGTCGGTGCACCGGTCGGCCCAGGCCCGGCCCACCATGACCGGACGGGTGGCCGGGCCGCCGGCGGTCTCCTGCACCCGCAGGACCAGACCGAGTGCGTCGGCCCCGGGGTTTCCTCGCGGGCCGTAGGACACCTCGGTCACCCCACACCGGTGAGCGTGCAAGAGGAACCGCTCCAGATCGTCCGGAATGCACGAGGTCAACTCTCGCCCCCAGAGCAATATTCGCGGCCCGTGGACCGCGTCGGCCGCGACGCAGAACAGCCGGCCGTCCGTGAAGTAGGCGGAGACGGCGGGCTTCTCCGGCTCCGTGCCGAACTCCACGCCCAGGATCCCGGGAAACGACGGGTCAGCCCGGAACCGTCGCAACTCGGCCATGCCCGGCAGCCCCGCGGTGACCTCCGCGAGGGGCGTGCCGAAACTCAACGGCCCGACGCCTTCCAAAGGCACCAGTTCCCAGTCCACCCGCCTGCGCCTTTTCACAGCACTCCGATACTCTGCCGCCGCTCACCGATTCGCCCGTTCCCCGCAACCGCCTTCGCGGACCTCGTGTCCGCCCTCAAGGGAGGCGCTTTCAGCCCGTTGGGGGTACCCCCTCTGGGGGAACTTGAGGACGAGCGGCGAAGCCGCGAAAGGGGGGTCTGGGGGCGCAGCCCCCAGGAAACTGGGGGCACCTCCCAGCGGTAGCTGGGGGAGAAAGGGCGGGTCCGGGGCACCACCCCGCCGCAGGCGTACCTCAGAGCTTCACCCGCGCCGCCACCGGCAAATGATCGCTCCCCGTCTCGGGCAGCGTCCAAGCCGACCGAGGGTCGACTCCCCGCACCATGATCTGGTCGATCCGCGCCATCGGGAAGCTCGCCGGCCAGCTGAACCCGAACCCGTCCCCCGCGGCCCCCTGCGCCGACCGCAGTTGCGACGTGACGGGGGCCAACGACCGGTCGTTCATCGTCCCGTTGAGGTCGCCGAGCAGGATCGTCTTCTTCAGCGGTTCGGCGGCGATGGCGTGCCCCAGCGCCGCGGCGCTGTTGTCGCGCTGTCCGGCCGTGAAACCGGCGTTGAACTTGACGCGCACGGACGGCAGGTGGGCGACGTACACCGCGACGGGACCCCGCGGCGTCTCGACCGTGGCGCGCAGCGCACGCGTCCAGCCCATGCGGATGTCGACGGGACGCGCGTCGCTCAGGGGGTACTTGCTCCAGAGGCCGACCGTTCCCTGTACCGAGTGGTAGCGGTACGAGCCCGCGAGGGCCCGCTCGTAGCGGGAGGCGTCGCTCAGTTCCTCCAGGGCGATCACGTCCGCGCCGGAGGCGATGAGGGACCGCGCGGTGCCGGCCGGGTCGGGGTTCTCGGCGTTCACGTTGTGGCTGACGACGGTGAAGTCGCCGCCGGACGCGGACTTGTCGGTGAGGAGGCCGCCGAAGAGGTTGATCCAGGCGACGGCCGGCAGCAGGACGGCGATCAGCGCGCTCGCCGAGCGCCGCAGCAGCGCGAGGACCAGCAGGACCGGGACGAGCAGCCCCAGCCACGGCAGGAAGGTTTCGGTGAGGCTGCCGAGGTTGCCGACGCGGTTGGGGACGCTGGAGTGCAGCAGCATCAGCAGGCCCAGCACCAGCGCCAGGACCGCGATCACCAGTCCGCGCCGCCAGATCCCCGGGCCGCGCCACTCGCCCAGCCAGTCGCCCACGCGGCGCCGGACCCCGGAGCCGGCCCGCTCCAGGCCGACTCCCTCACGGCCCGTCTCCTGCATGTGCGCCTGCGGCATCCGCATGTCCTCACTCGGTCTCGCTGTGTCCCGTCACCCGACGATAGGTGATCGACGGTCCGTCGTGATCACCGCGGGAGGGCTGTCCCGGCCCCGCCGGAAGGGGGGCTTCGCGGAGGAGGACGGCCCGTCGGGCCGGGCGGGTTCCTGGGGACGGGTCCATGGGGGCGTCCTGTGACACAACGGGCACATTCGGGCTCCGGCAAACCCTCAA
This genomic interval carries:
- a CDS encoding DUF397 domain-containing protein: MSPTPDLRSVWIKSSYSGNGGGSCVEWAPAHAPSGTIPVRDSKRPTGPILHLPTTAFADLVSALKDGALGS
- a CDS encoding endonuclease/exonuclease/phosphatase family protein, which produces MPQAHMQETGREGVGLERAGSGVRRRVGDWLGEWRGPGIWRRGLVIAVLALVLGLLMLLHSSVPNRVGNLGSLTETFLPWLGLLVPVLLVLALLRRSASALIAVLLPAVAWINLFGGLLTDKSASGGDFTVVSHNVNAENPDPAGTARSLIASGADVIALEELSDASRYERALAGSYRYHSVQGTVGLWSKYPLSDARPVDIRMGWTRALRATVETPRGPVAVYVAHLPSVRVKFNAGFTAGQRDNSAAALGHAIAAEPLKKTILLGDLNGTMNDRSLAPVTSQLRSAQGAAGDGFGFSWPASFPMARIDQIMVRGVDPRSAWTLPETGSDHLPVAARVKL